One Megalops cyprinoides isolate fMegCyp1 chromosome 4, fMegCyp1.pri, whole genome shotgun sequence genomic window carries:
- the LOC118775997 gene encoding proepiregulin-like, with translation MKGFRSSCLLSVYGLLLLWPNAHSTSPSPTSGSVDTPHVERVMIQKCNSSMEEYCFHGECMFLLDLKEHHCRCEKGYAGHRCAHLELVFQPLSQEYIVLTVVCVVFVVIGITGVAYFFYKWYNRNRCPPAEKYQEVQMA, from the exons gtcTGCTGCTTCTGTGGCCAAATGCTCACTCCACTAGCCCCTCACCAACATCAG GTTCTGTGGACACTCCCCATGTGGAGAGAGTGATGATCCAGAAGTGTAACTCCAGCATGGAGGAGTACTGTTTCCATGGAGAGTGCATGTTCCTGCTTGACCTCAAAGAGCATCACTGCAG gtGTGAGAAGGGCTATGCGGGACACAGGTGTGCTCACCTGGAGCTGGTGTTTCAGCCGTTGAGTCAGGAGTACATAGTCctcactgtggtgtgtgtggtctTTGTGGTCATCGGCATCACTGGAGTTGCCTACTTCTTCTACAAGTG GTATAATCGGAACAGGTGCCCACCTGCAGAGAAGTACCAGGAGGTGCAGATGGCATAA
- the LOC118776184 gene encoding proheparin-binding EGF-like growth factor, which produces MRERYGSDTAKPTGTEIRKDAPHPPHTPHTPHTMNALLLTCFLFLACCSMGVTQTTVSEGRSSMTSSGNGIQISSDEDVELEHEEDSREELPQVQRVSKPEEKGKSRRKGKGKRRHKNKGTPSDMPSNMPTHMTPHLRGEDPCATTHQDYCIHGQCKYMEDLGEPTCVCVKGYDGERCGIQLLKTGQKEQDPEVTQTVLVVIAVVLSLISCCAILLMICAHYRTHRNFLAAYLGTSSEKEKLQKNSGDMGV; this is translated from the exons ATGA GGGAGCGGTACGGCAGTGACACAGCCAAACCCACAGGAACAGAGATCCGCAAGGACGCTCCTCACCCTCCTCACACTCCTCACACTCCTCACACCATGAACGCTCTTCTGCTGACCTGCTTCCTCTTTCTGG CATGTTGCTCCATGGGGGTCACACAAACCACAGTGTCTGAGGGGAGGAGTAGTATGACATCATCTGGGAATGGAATTCAGATCTCCAGCGATGAAGATGTGGAGTTGGAACATGAAGAAGATTCCAGAGAGGAGTTACCACAGG ttCAGCGTGTTAGTAAACCTGAGGAGAAGGGGAAGAGCCggagaaagggaaaaggaaagagaagacaCAAGAATAAGGGAACACCCAGCGACATGCCCAGCAACATGCCCACCCACATGACCCCCCACTTGAGGGGGGAGGATCCCTGTGCTACAACACACCAGGACTACTGTATCCATGGGCAGTGCAAATACATGGAAGACCTGGGAGAGCCCACCTGTGT ctgtgtgaagGGCTATGATGGGGAGCGCTGTGGCATCCAGCTGCTGAAAACGGGGCAAAAGGAGCAGGACCCCGAGGTGACCCAGACCGTGCTGGTGGTTATCGCCGTGGTGCTGTCCCTCATCAGCTGCTGTGCTATCCTGCTCATGATCTGTGCGCA ttatAGAACCCACAGGAACTTTCTGGCAGCCTACCTAGGAACAAGCAGTGAGAAGGAAAAACTCCAGAAAAACAGCGGGGATATGGGGGTCTGA
- the LOC118777193 gene encoding tenascin-R-like — protein sequence MSLAGDRKLLPRLCEEHHAFVCQGASPPGKVEVGAVGTDFVSLRWDRPAFMESVPHSFNISYTSSTGSSSSFISPSNSTLITSLQPGEQYTFSISTVTETVQSLPACVSVTTHLEAPVGVRIDSIFFCVSVSWADPGRGSHTAAQYNISYSSLHGHHSGFILTLPFCSHMTITGLLPQTEYMLNITAVNESGASSLPVTVFLFTSAPAITVVAMVLRGLQCVFLGLFFWLLCHFHWKRNYDVESTSVETTEEMFFTPQEV from the exons ATGAGCCTGGCAGGAGACAGGAAGCTGCTGCCTCGTCTGTGCGAGGAGCACCACGCTTTCGTCTGCCAGG GTGCATCTCCTCCAGGCAAAGTAGAGGTGGGTGCTGTTGGGACGGACTTTGTGTCCCTCAGGTGGGACAGACCTGCCTTCATGGAGAGCGTCCCTCACAGCTTCAACATCAGCTACACGTCCTCTactggctcctcctcctccttcatctccCCCTCCAACTCCACCCTCATCACCTCTCTGCAGCCTGGAGAGCAGTACACATTCAGCATATCCACTGTCACGGAGACAGTCCAGAGCCTGCCGGCATGTGTCAGCGTAACAACAC ATCTGGAGGCTCCAGTGGGGGTGCGCATTGACTCCATcttcttctgtgtgtctgtaagctGGGCAGACCCAGGGCGGGGGTCTCACACGGCTGCTCAGTACAACATCTCCTACTCCTCCCTCCACGGCCATCACTCTGGTTTCATCCTGACACTCCCATTCTGCAGTCACATGACCATCACTGGCCTCCTCCCACAGACTGAGTACATGCTGAACATCACAGCAGTCAACGAATCAGGAGCCAGCAGCCTGCCTGTCACCGTGTTTCTGTTCACat CTGCCCCAGCAATCACAGTGGTTGCCATGGTGCTGCGGggtttgcagtgtgttttcctGGGCCTGTTTTTCTGGCTACTGTGTCACTTCCACTGGAAAAGGAACT ATGATGTGGAAAGTACATCGGTTGAGACaacagaggaaatgtttttcacaCCCCAGGAGGTCTAA